The following is a genomic window from Manihot esculenta cultivar AM560-2 chromosome 9, M.esculenta_v8, whole genome shotgun sequence.
AGCTATACATCTCTATTATCATTCTATCTTATTCCTTGAAAGACATTTTAACAGTTTTTGTCTTCTTCATACAAAGAAAAGTCTATCATACCTCGACTGTCCAACACCACCGCTAGATTTGAAACAAAAAAGTAAGAAAAGACCGTTATCAagcaaaatgaaaatatttcctGGATTATTTTGGGATTTAAAATGAGTTTACATTACTaattataaaagataaaaagttaattttagagtttagttaatttaaaagtgaaaaataattttgagattttttatATCTTTACATAGTAAGTGACaaatataaagtataaaaattcaTCACAGTAAAATtgcaaatttttatgaaataaagaaTTAAATTCACAATGAATTGATTTGGACACTGGAGTAAATTTCATTCAAAATCACTcaatttttaatgtatttttaactTACTAttataccttttttttttttcttaaaactattcaaaagTTAGTTTAACTTTCATTAAACTCCTTATTACCTATAATTACACATATTTCTAAATTaacatgaattaaaaaaaaatttctcttttatttttattgtttctatttacaaaaaaaataattagtaaattataaattttctctcttctcttcttttctcccTTTTAACAAtacacaattttattttttaatatataaaaacataaaaaaattactggtccttaaaattattaaaataaataaataaacaatatgCAGAATGCATTTACTTATAGTACTAAaatgtaattaataataaaattttttagtgtgaatttaaaagtattaattaatttattaaaatacaataataaataattaataaattgaatgagtaaaaataagagaagtaaaatgaaaaggaaaaagtGAGAATAAAAATGGAAATAATGATAAGAAAGACGAATTtgtattaatgaaaataaaattaatttcaaaaaattataaaaacaaataaaattaaatgattaaattaaaaatgcaAGTAATAAATGGGTGAAAATTACTCTCGAATACTGTGAAGGTCTTGTTGACAGTGTCCTTCTCCACATCGTGTCTCCACAATCAGCATTTAATTTCTGTTGCCTGCTCTTTACGCCAGAAACAGACACCATGTGCTCAATTCTGGTAACTGGAGGCTCAACGTGGCCAATTTCATTACCTCTAGGTCGTACTGTTGAGTCTTATCATCAGCCACAGTGGCTAAAACTTGAAAGAGGGAAGCGGTGAAAATCACAGGATACCAAATGGAAACCTTGTAGGCTCCCCCATAAATCAAGACCTAGTTATAGCCATTGACGCATCTTCAATACATGTCTATCAGAGCAATTAATCATATAAGACAAAGTAGGCCAACCATTTAAGGAATTTTGTTGCATTACAACTCATATGAAGTATGTCCTTAGAACTGATATCCCTTTGAACAACACCAATTCCTCTATTTTAAAGAGTAACCCAACAGTCATCACTCGTGGGCTCTTGCTGCAATTATAACaaacaaacaataaaataatatttcatttccAAAAATCACATATCCCCGGAAAGCTATTGACCCTCCTAGTACAAAACTTGTCAAGGTATAAATAGAGTATCGTGTCTTTTAAGAAGACTCTGGTTCTTTGTTGTCGCCTTCACTAGTTTCATTTTCAGTATCATCTTCTCCACCTGATGATGCTTCTTGTTCAGGTTTTGCAGGACCTGGACCAGCTGATACTTTCACCATTGATGGACGCAAGAGTCTATCACCAAGCTTGAACCCCTTGCGAAATTCCTCAAGTATGATACCCTCTTCATATTCCGTCGAATCCTCTCGCATAATCGCTTCATGCAGCTGTCACAAGAAAAACAAGCTGGTTACTTTCTGAACCACAAAAGGCGATCAGGTTCATTTTCGgccaaaagaagaaaatgaaactTGGCCTTGAAGATTTTGAATTTGGGATAAATTGAGCTAAAATGAAAATTCTAGGTTAATTTGGaccaaaaaattgaaaaagggCTAAAACATACCTAACAAATACAAGAATCAAATTGAACATTTACCCTATGATTTCATATACTGGTTTCATAAATCAACGACACTTCTATCATCAGTTTGAAGCATACTATTCATAAAGATCATCAAAATTGTTCTTTCTATGTGCGACTTAACACTAATCTAAGTGAAATTCAGTTGGTTGACATCTTCCACAAAGTGCATAATCATATttctgtaattttatttttaaaattttctagacGATCATAATTGAAGGGAAAAACGTTTTGCCATAGACAACTCCTTTTCTATCTTGGCCAttatacacataaacattaaaagTTGAGCAACTCACCAGTGGATCAAATGGGTGCCCTATCGTCTCCACAGGGACAACACCAAGTGAACCCAGAATTTCCACAAATTGCTTGTATATGCTCTGATAACTGTTACTGATCTTCTCTTCTCCTTCGGTCTCGAGTTTAATTTGTGATTTCGCTCTCTCGAAATTATCCAAAACAGGCAACAAACTCTCCACAAGTTCTCCTTGTGCATTTGATACCAATGAAAGCCTTTCCCTTTCTGTCCTCTTTCGGAAATTATCAAAGTCTGCACTGATCCTGAGAACCCGATCTTTTTCTATTGATAGTTCTTCAGTCAAACTTGCAACCTTCCTTTCAAGTTCAATTTTTTCATCTtcaaaagatttgagaaaagcCTCTATCTCAGCAATTTGGGACTCATTATTACTTGCCAAAGCTTCTTTATATGACTGGAGAGAAGCCATGATAATTGAAGGAGCAACTTCCTTAGCATCAACTTCTTCACTGCTGGCACTATCTTCCACCTGATCAGCACCATCTTCCACCCCAACAGCATCGTCTGAAGAATCCTGTTACATGGATCTCTCAGCATAACAATCCAAGACAAGATACCATCTACCACAAATGGCGCTAAATCAGGATGCAAGGAAATAAATTTTGAACAAAACAATCTGATATGTTGTTAAAGTGGCTAAGAGTGTCAAATCTAAACCAAAAGATCAAGTTATGAACCCATAAAAATATATGCCTTTGGATTCATGGATTTGAACCTATGTGTTTAGATTTGGATTAAATACCTTGCTTGGAAGGTTTAGGAAAATATGAATTCGGACAACAAAATCCAAGATGGATATGAAGACTCAAAAACGTaagattaaatataataaataaactatGTTACTTGAAATTAAATCATCCCCAACcaaaaaaagtaaaagaattCAAGACTTGAAATTTTTTCATCAGCCAAAcaagataaatttaattttaacttgtgaatttcaattttaaattccaaattcaatattcaaattccAAAATTTCAAATCTAAATCAACCTAcccaaaaaaatacaaataaattagAATTTTCACTGCAACCAGATTAAACCTATtgagaataattaaaaattaaccaaattaaaactaaagaaaTAATGATTAGATTAGAATGAAACTAATACACTCCTACTCCCCTAGGCAAtcaaagaattgaaagagtcaACGATGAAAACATAGATGAATAGCTAGATTACATTTAAAGCAGACACTTCTATTACAAATCCAAAAAGTAATTCTCTTAAATCCCAAATTTCAATAACAAAGAACCCACAAAAAGGATAGAACTGAACTCAAGCTTCAAAACCTGATAACAAAGATGGCACCATAAGCTTTCTGAAACAGCCGAGAGAACATGAAATGAGCATAACAAACCCAGAAAAGGAAGGACATGAACTGagcataaaaaaaatagaagaataagaagaaaggGGACAACATGAACAGAGCATAAGAAACCAAGAAAATCAAATAAACCTAAAACAAAAAAGCCAAGAAAAAAAAGAACACGAACAGAGCACAACAAAACTAGAACAAACTTACATCTATTGCTCCTCAAACAAAACCAATACACCTACATCTCTTGCATGATTCTCTTATACATCCTTAAATCTCAAATTCTCAAATCCTCAGCCACTATAAAAAGAACTGAGTAGGACTGCTATCAGCAAAACCATTTGGATCAACAATTCATATTTTTATAGGGATGAAAGGAGATGAAAAGAGTGGGAACAAAGGAGGTACAACCTGTGATAATAAACAAGGGATAGGGGATTCTAAAAGGAGGTTATCAAGGAGAGAGCAGAGAGTGGGGGTGGTTGTGGTGTCCTTTTGCTGAAGGAGTTGGGTCTAATTTAAACTAATTAGGGGTTTACAATGCCAATATCACAGAGGCCACTAACATTTAACGGAGAAATTATGAAGGGTTTAATTGTAATGAAATTAATAGTTCAGAAtagatttgttaaaaaaaaaaaggtttagcGTGCAATTGTAAAAAAATGCAAAGTTTGGGTTTTCTTGTATACTTTCCCATCCTTCATTGAAATCATGGACCAtcattatttcaaaataatttaatcagcAAAGTGATTAATTATTGATCAATAACAAAAGTACATGGTAGATTAAGCAATATAATGCATCACAATTCACCAACTCTATTTATAATCAAACTATTGAATTGCATGATTATCAAATTTAGATTAAGCAATATAATGCATCACAATTCACCAACTCTATTTATAATCAAACTATTGAATTGCAtgattatcaaatttttatccATGATACCATATTaggaaaaaaaatctataaaccACCCCAagcaatattattttaaaaagttttgatGACTGCATTTAAAATGTTAGAATTTACTAATTGTGCACCACCATCCAACAGAACTAGGACCATGGAATCAAATAACAACCGTTTAACAGGATTTCGGAGGGCCATTACCCGTTTCACCATTAGTCATAGCCCCCCTTAACTTGCAAGTATAACAGCCTTTACAATCATCATGCAACGGTAATGGCCTTTACTAACCGTTACTGATATGACCCCTTCAGAAAATAACATGCAACACTGCAATCTGCCATTTCCTTCTTTCCAGCAAGCTTCAGTGAGCAGCATGGGTTTTTTCCTTCACAATCTCTGTATTTCTCACTCAAATTTCTTATTCTTTCTACAATTTTATCCCTTTAAACTAAGAATCATCAAGCAATACATAGCTAGTTCTTCTAAAATGGAAGTTTATTTTctggtttttattttcttttcattacttgctgtttttacctttttttcatatttgtttattaaaattCTAGTTGATATTAGTTTTGTTGTTAAAGTTACACTTTAAACCTTTGTTTTCATTATTCATTGCTTTTAGTTTTTAACTTTTTTGCTATCTACTTATATTTTAGCTATAAATTAAACAAAgcttaataatatttaagaatgATAGCTTTATAGCCTTATTTGATGTATTTATACCTATTATGTAGTTGTATATCAATTCATATCTATTAATATCTATTCATTTCATTAGAATttgcacaattttttttttaaaaaattgctaTTACCTTTACAATACAGCCATTATATATACCTGTTTCCATTTCCCATGGCAGTGACTTAAAACTATGAGTAGGATCTTGTTGCACTCTTTGCCATGAAGAACAAGCCCTGGTGAACTTCAAATGGAAAAGAGTTCAAAATATTCCCTTACCTTTTACTTAAAGTCCAAATAATCCCAATTTCATCTTTTAGTCCCAATAAGCCTAAAACTTTCTAGTTAGATTCATTTAAGGCCACCATTTGTCAGAATAATGGCAATTGAGCCACACATTCTAGTATAAAAATTCTAGTAAGAGAAAAAAggatgtaaatttttttaaaaaaatttatataattaatacaaataaaaataaaacctcTTTCCAGATTTCTCTACTCTCCTCTATCTTTCCTTCTTTGACACTTTTTCCCCAACTTCATTTTCTTTGAAGATTAttgatctatgctttcttttacaataatgagaaagcagCAAAAATGGGAGTGAGGAATAGACCACTACATAAGCTTGAGGTCACCATTGTCATCTCCTCTTCCTCCTGCATCTTCGCTCTGATAAACTCCACGCCTATCCCCTGTCACCGGCAATGCCTCCTCCAGTTGAATACCAAAGTCCTGACATTATCAAATAGTTTGACCCATCAACCCCCTAAATCGAAAATCTCAATCTTTTTCCCTTGCCAGACCTATTTTGCTGAAGCCCTCCCTCTGCATGGGCTCAATATATTGTGGATTCTAAAGGATTTAGCTAATTCATCTCCACAAGTTTATAGTTCTGGGTTTGCAAACCTGTTGGAATCTGGTTTTATGTTCTTCATTGAACTATTATTAATAGGTTTTATTTGTATTCTTTTCCTTGATTATTATTTACTGTTATGTTCTTTGATTAGTGTTGTTAATTTTTGGATTAgtatagtattttaaattttgtctaGAATTGTTATGTATATTAGATTTGAATTTCTGGATTTAATGGAGGATGTTCTTGGTGTTCTTACCTTCAAATTATCAAATGCAACTCAAGCAGATCTAAATGTGCTGCCACAAAGCGCCCACTATACAATGGCCCCCTCTACCTTCACCCTCACCAGGCAGACTTGGGTTTGCATTTCCAGGTTTAATGGATACGTTCTTGgtcttcttaattttattaattgtattctactaaaataataaataatttttaatatttaagaattCAAGAAAATAGTATTTTAATCTATTTTGGCACAAGTCTCTCAATTGACATTTCCTCACAAAAGTTGGTCTTAAGTGAACCTAAATGAAAGTTTTGGGCTTATTGGGACTAAGGGCTGAAATTGGGTTGATTTGGACTTTTAGTAAAAGTTAAGGGGTTTATTTGAACTTTATTTGACAAAAAATATCCTGATACGTGGTACCAATATCAGCAAACAATCATCTATCAAAACTTGCATATACTACAATACACACTTCAGAAATTCATCTCAATAGAGACTTAAAGAGATGACTAACAATAAATTACTTCTTTTTGCCAATAGAATTGTTTTGGATTTTAAAAGGCACCAAAATTTATGGTTGAAGCAAAGCATGCCCTCTTAGCCACTTCAAAAGCTTCTAGCTATTTATTGCTAAACAATGATATTTCATCTAACATGAAAAGAAAGCCAAATGTTTTACAATATGTTTAGGAGAAAGTTTTTGCAGTTAAAGTAAGGTTTTTCAAAGAAATGCTTCCGTTCATGAGAAAATTTCTTTAAGCAAAATAATGTTTTTGGAGATTTCAAAATCTCCAAACATTTCACATTTTTAACTCACTAAATTTGGTGGATTGGAAAGGTTTTAATTGCTTACCTACCATCACCTTACTTAATTTTGTAAAAGCTCACATCACTTTGTCCAAACACACTGTAAGAGTAGAAAGGTATACAAGTTTAAGCTGTATCATGCATTTTTTCGACACACCACAAACTGTCATGAACTACAAAA
Proteins encoded in this region:
- the LOC110623369 gene encoding protein GrpE: MATVLKTPPLKAPLTPRLLSNGVSVSSSVPFCLPLRHRSIITKLSASSFLPFALKSSPRFVKFVPFSSQGETETAETQETIQEPEVQDSSDDAVGVEDGADQVEDSASSEEVDAKEVAPSIIMASLQSYKEALASNNESQIAEIEAFLKSFEDEKIELERKVASLTEELSIEKDRVLRISADFDNFRKRTERERLSLVSNAQGELVESLLPVLDNFERAKSQIKLETEGEEKISNSYQSIYKQFVEILGSLGVVPVETIGHPFDPLLHEAIMREDSTEYEEGIILEEFRKGFKLGDRLLRPSMVKVSAGPGPAKPEQEASSGGEDDTENETSEGDNKEPESS